A genomic segment from Sulfuritalea hydrogenivorans sk43H encodes:
- the hypD gene encoding hydrogenase formation protein HypD, with protein sequence MKYIDEFRDGELAKNLALSIGAEVQPGRSYSFMEFCGGHTHAISRYGLSDLLPPAVRMVHGPGCPVCVLPIGRVDMAIDLALNHGVILCTYGDTLRIPASDGLSLMKAKARGGDIRMVYSTLDALQIARDNPQREVVFFAIGFETTTPPTAVAIQQADKENLSNFSVICCHVLTPSAISNILESPEVRQWGTVPLDGFIGPAHVSTVIGSRPYEFFAEEYRKPVVIAGFEPLDVMQAILMLVRQVNEGRAEVENEFSRAVSRDGNLKAQDRVAEVFELRREFEWRGLSVVPYSALKIRRQYAAFDAERKFKLDYRSVPDNKACECGAILRGVKKPQDCKLFGTVCTPENPIGSCMVSSEGACAAHYSYGRYKDMH encoded by the coding sequence GTGAAATACATCGACGAATTCCGCGATGGCGAACTGGCGAAAAATCTCGCGTTGAGCATAGGTGCCGAAGTACAGCCCGGCCGCAGTTACAGCTTCATGGAATTCTGCGGCGGTCATACGCACGCCATTTCGCGCTACGGCCTGTCCGACCTGCTGCCGCCTGCCGTGCGCATGGTGCATGGTCCCGGCTGTCCGGTCTGCGTGCTGCCGATCGGCCGCGTCGATATGGCGATCGATCTGGCGCTGAACCATGGCGTGATCCTGTGCACCTACGGCGACACGCTGCGCATTCCGGCCTCCGACGGCTTGTCGCTGATGAAGGCGAAAGCGCGGGGCGGCGACATCCGCATGGTGTATTCGACCCTCGATGCGTTGCAGATCGCGCGCGACAATCCTCAGCGCGAAGTGGTGTTCTTTGCCATCGGCTTCGAGACCACCACGCCGCCGACCGCCGTTGCCATCCAGCAGGCGGACAAGGAGAATCTTTCGAATTTCAGCGTGATCTGCTGCCATGTGCTGACGCCGTCGGCGATCAGCAACATCCTCGAATCGCCGGAAGTGCGGCAGTGGGGCACGGTCCCGCTCGACGGCTTCATTGGCCCGGCGCACGTGTCCACGGTGATCGGCAGCCGGCCCTACGAATTTTTTGCCGAGGAGTACCGCAAGCCTGTCGTCATCGCCGGCTTCGAGCCGCTCGACGTGATGCAGGCCATCCTGATGCTGGTGCGCCAGGTTAATGAAGGCCGCGCCGAGGTCGAGAACGAGTTTTCAAGAGCGGTGAGTCGCGATGGCAACCTGAAGGCGCAGGACCGCGTCGCCGAAGTGTTCGAACTGCGTCGCGAATTCGAGTGGCGCGGGCTGTCGGTGGTGCCCTATTCGGCGCTGAAAATCCGCAGGCAGTACGCGGCGTTCGATGCCGAACGCAAGTTCAAGCTGGACTACCGTTCGGTGCCCGACAACAAGGCCTGCGAATGCGGCGCGATCCTGCGCGGCGTGAAGAAGCCGCAGGACTGCAAGCTGTTCGGCACGGTATGCACGCCGGAGAATCCGATCGGTTCCTGCATGGTGAGTTCGGAAGGCGCCTGCGCCGCGCACTACAGCTATGGACGTTACAAGGATATGCATTGA
- a CDS encoding HypC/HybG/HupF family hydrogenase formation chaperone, with the protein MCLAIPVKVVEVGAGDTAIVDLGGVKKEISLALLSDVNVGDYVILHVGYALTKLDPEEAERTLALFAELNEAGTVEGTAAS; encoded by the coding sequence ATGTGCCTCGCAATACCGGTGAAGGTAGTGGAAGTCGGCGCTGGCGACACGGCGATTGTCGATCTGGGCGGCGTCAAGAAAGAAATATCGCTGGCCCTGCTGTCCGATGTGAATGTCGGCGATTACGTGATCCTGCACGTCGGCTACGCGCTGACCAAGCTCGATCCCGAAGAGGCCGAAAGGACGCTCGCCCTGTTTGCCGAACTGAACGAGGCGGGAACCGTCGAGGGAACCGCGGCCTCGTGA
- a CDS encoding Kae1-like domain-containing protein, with amino-acid sequence MSVSTNTAPACVEHQLELSRSAPPVLSMGAWFKNTVCLAQGRQAWVSHTVGDLFQAEACLAHEATARELLQALAAMGKKPVAIAHDLHPDLHSTRFAVQLAAELGVEAIGVQHHHAHIAAIAAEHGLDGPMLGLALDGVGLGTDGKAWGGELLKVDGAHFERVGHLRPLALPGGDRAARDPWRMAAAVLFDLGRGDEIASRFADQSGADIVAAMLTKGLNSPRTSSMGRVFDAAAGLLGICPRMEFEAQAAIALEQNATTHIETHGWPAPFEGGWHIDEHGQLDLLPLLDALSSEPDTGYGAALFHSTLVAALMHWVMRAAEEHGIGRLACGGGCFFNKLLRSALVEKIPATGLELLLPRRLLPGDTAISLGQAWVAMHLLES; translated from the coding sequence ATGAGCGTTTCAACCAACACCGCTCCGGCTTGCGTCGAGCATCAGCTTGAACTAAGCCGTTCCGCGCCGCCGGTGCTGTCCATGGGGGCATGGTTCAAGAACACGGTATGCCTGGCGCAGGGCCGTCAGGCCTGGGTGTCGCATACGGTCGGCGACCTGTTCCAGGCGGAAGCCTGTCTGGCCCATGAGGCGACGGCGCGCGAACTGCTGCAGGCACTGGCCGCGATGGGCAAAAAGCCGGTGGCGATTGCCCACGACCTGCATCCGGATTTGCACTCGACCCGCTTCGCCGTGCAACTGGCGGCGGAGCTCGGCGTCGAGGCCATCGGCGTGCAGCACCATCATGCCCACATCGCCGCGATTGCCGCCGAGCATGGCCTTGACGGACCCATGCTGGGCCTGGCGCTGGATGGCGTCGGCCTCGGCACGGATGGCAAGGCGTGGGGCGGAGAACTACTGAAGGTCGATGGCGCGCATTTCGAGCGCGTTGGCCATTTGCGTCCGCTGGCCTTGCCCGGCGGCGACCGTGCCGCGCGCGATCCCTGGCGCATGGCGGCAGCCGTCCTGTTTGACCTGGGACGCGGCGACGAGATTGCCTCGCGTTTTGCCGATCAGTCGGGCGCCGACATCGTCGCGGCGATGCTGACCAAGGGCTTGAACAGTCCGCGCACGTCCAGCATGGGGCGGGTGTTCGACGCCGCGGCCGGTCTGCTCGGAATTTGCCCGCGCATGGAATTCGAAGCGCAGGCCGCCATCGCGCTGGAGCAGAACGCGACGACCCATATCGAAACCCATGGCTGGCCTGCGCCGTTCGAGGGCGGTTGGCATATCGACGAGCACGGCCAGCTCGATCTGCTGCCGCTCCTCGATGCCTTGTCCTCCGAGCCGGACACCGGCTACGGCGCGGCGCTGTTCCATTCCACGCTGGTGGCGGCGCTGATGCACTGGGTCATGCGAGCGGCCGAGGAGCACGGCATTGGTCGTCTGGCTTGTGGGGGCGGCTGCTTCTTCAACAAATTGCTGCGTTCTGCGCTGGTCGAGAAAATCCCCGCGACAGGTCTCGAATTGCTGCTGCCCAGGCGGTTGCTGCCCGGCGACACGGCGATCTCGCTGGGTCAGGCTTGGGTCGCGATGCATCTTCTGGAAAGCTGA
- the hypB gene encoding hydrogenase nickel incorporation protein HypB: MCTTCGCGTGEVKIDGEHAHHEHDHVHADGTTHSHDHDHAAGETHEHTHDHAHQHSHRYAPAHSHAPGLGTKRMVQIEQDILAKNNAYAAENRQRLAERGIFTLNLVSSPGSGKTTLLCKTIEMLKGRQRVAVIEGDQQTSQDAERIRATGAPAIQINTGKGCHLDAHMVGHAMGKLELPEDSLLMIENVGNLVCPAAFDLGEAHKVVILSVTEGEDKPIKYPDMFRAAKLMLMNKCDLLPHLTFSVPKAIEFARRVNPGIEVIEVSATSGQGMEDWLAWIARGAAGARSAQ; encoded by the coding sequence ATGTGCACCACGTGCGGTTGCGGCACCGGCGAAGTGAAGATAGACGGAGAACATGCCCATCATGAGCACGATCATGTGCATGCCGACGGCACCACGCACAGCCACGACCATGACCATGCCGCGGGCGAAACCCACGAGCACACCCACGACCATGCCCACCAGCACAGCCACCGCTATGCCCCCGCGCATTCCCATGCGCCGGGACTCGGCACCAAGCGCATGGTGCAGATCGAGCAGGACATCCTGGCCAAGAACAACGCCTATGCCGCCGAAAACCGGCAGCGCCTGGCGGAGCGCGGCATTTTCACGCTGAACCTGGTGTCCAGCCCCGGTTCGGGCAAGACCACGCTGCTATGCAAGACCATCGAGATGCTCAAGGGCCGCCAGCGCGTGGCGGTGATCGAGGGCGACCAGCAGACCAGCCAGGATGCCGAACGCATCCGCGCCACCGGCGCGCCGGCAATTCAGATCAACACCGGCAAGGGCTGCCATCTCGACGCGCACATGGTCGGTCATGCCATGGGCAAGCTCGAGCTGCCCGAGGATTCGCTGCTGATGATCGAGAACGTCGGCAACCTGGTCTGCCCGGCGGCCTTCGACCTGGGCGAGGCGCACAAGGTGGTGATCCTCTCCGTCACCGAAGGCGAGGACAAGCCGATCAAGTATCCCGACATGTTCCGCGCCGCGAAGCTGATGCTGATGAACAAGTGCGATCTGCTGCCGCACCTGACGTTCAGCGTGCCGAAGGCCATCGAGTTCGCGCGCCGGGTGAATCCGGGCATCGAAGTCATCGAAGTCTCGGCCACCTCGGGGCAGGGCATGGAAGACTGGCTGGCGTGGATAGCACGCGGTGCGGCAGGAGCGCGCTCGGCACAATGA